Genomic segment of Steroidobacter denitrificans:
ACCGCATCATATCGTTTTCAACGTGATCGGCGCCTTCGTTGCGCTCCTGCGGGAGTCGTTTCCCTGAACAAGACCACCAAGCGGCGGGCGGCGTCACTCGCTTCGCGGCAGGCGCGATCCGAACCGCTACCTGCCGAACGCCCAACTCAAATTCACGGACAGGCTGCGTCCGGGATGCACGGCGTAAGGGACCAGCGGATCGTCGGCGGCGCGATTGCGCACATCGATCCAGGTGATGTAGCGTTCATCGGTGAGATTCGTCAAGGCGAGATTGAGCCGGCCGCGCGCACCGATCTCGACATATGCGAACGCATCGAGCGTCATGTAGTCATCGGTACGGTACAGCGGCACGTCGATCTGCGTCACCCGGTTCTTGGCAGCCACGGCAGTCGCCGCCAGACGTGCGCCCCAGCCGGACGGCGCGTCGTAGTTGACGATCAGATTCACCTGCATGGGATCGACCGAATTCAGCGGCTGATTCGCGGTGAGGTCATCGCCACGCGCCCAGGCGGCGTTCAGGTTCAGTGACCAACCCTGCAGCGGCGAGGCTCCGGACGGCTCGGCGAACCGGTCCAGCGCCGCCAGATCGAGGCGGGCGGCCAGATCGATCCCGTAGATGCGCGCGCGCGCCAAGTTACGCGACTGAAACAAGGTCATGCCGGTCGCCGGATCCAAGCCGATGTTCATGCGCGATTCGATGAAATCCTCGAACCGAGTGTAGTGTCCACTCAAGGTTGCACGCCAGGCATCACCGCGGGTACGCAAGCCGATCTCGTAGCCGTCGCTGGTTTCAGCTTTCAGATCCGGATTCGGTACCGCGCGATAATTGAACAGCGCGATCTCCAGGCCGATGTTCACTTCCTCGAGCGGCGGCGCACGAAAACCACGCGCATACTGGGCAAAAGCACTGGTGCGCGGCGTAAGCTCATAGGAGACAGCCAGCTTCGGCGCCAGCGACTGATCGTCCAGCTTCACCGGACGAGCGCTGGGGTTGTCTTCGCGATACATCGCATCTTCGCGCGGACGCAGCCGATACAGATCCATTCTCAGGCCCGGCGTGAACCGCCACCGGCTGTCGGCCAAACGTAACTCGTCCTGGATATAGATACCCGCCTCGACGCGCCGCGTGATCGGAAAATCGCGCAGCGGTAACACCTCGCCCAGGATCACATTGCTGACCAGGCCGGTGTCGAGGTTGCGCTCCCAGCCATCGCGTTTCTCGGTCGCCTGTCCCATTTCGAAATCGATGCCGTAGACCAGCTGATGCAACCAGCTGCCGGCATTGACAGCCTTGGTAGCAATGACGCTCGCCCCCCAGGCCTCGTCCCGAAAGGTGAAGCTGCGATGCAGTTCTGTCGACGCACGCGGCGCAGCAGGGCGCCTGGTCTCATCCGTCAACTGCTCGGTAAGCGTACGCATTACGTGCAGGCGCCAGGTCAAGTCATCCGCCCAGGCCGCTGCGGGCGCCAGGGATTGCTCTACCGCAAACCGCAGATGCTCGGCCCTGTCGTCGCCTGTCATGGCCGTGGTGTTCACGAAACGCGGCGGCGTCCCCAACAATGCGTTGACGACCGTCTTGTCGCGCGTACGCCCCGTCTCCAACGTCACTTCTATCGTGTTGCCCGCCCCCCCGGTTCCGAACCCCGGCAACACCAGTTTTGCAAGCACCTGATCCATGCGGCTGCGACGCGGATTCGGCTTCAGACCGCCGGCGATATCCGCCTCATGGTTGTCGCGATGCACATAACCGAGCAGCATTTCGGCGGATCCATGCCGCCAGGCATTCAGAGCGGTGGCCGACCAGCCTTCGGTTTCACTGCGGTAGCCCGCGCGCAGTTGCGCGCCCATCGTCTCCGATGCCGACAACAGATCACGGGGATCGATGGTCTGCATTTGCACCACGCCGCCGATGGCGTCGCTGCCATAGAGGGCGGAGGCCGGCCCGCGCAGGATTTCCACGCGTCGAATGAAATCGGTATCGGTGTAGATACGGCCGCTGTCGGCAAGCGCACCGATCGAAAAACTTTGCGAGACCGGCACGCCATCGACATGGGCAACGATACGATCGCCGCCGATACCCCGGATCGCAAAGCTGTCGATGCCGAAGCGTACCGGATCGTTTCGAACCGTAATACCGGGCTCGTAGCGCACCAGGTCACGGATGTTGGTCGTCAGGACCCGCTCTATTTCATTGCGATCGATGATCGTGACCGTTGCCGCGGCATGCTGCAGCGGCGTGTAATGCCGCGACACGACCATCACTTCCTCGAGAACGGCACGCCCCGCTTCCGCAGAAGAGCCGGCCTCGGCTGCCCCCGCTCCGGCGCAGCACAGCAACCAAAACGCTGCCGCCGCCACGGATGCCGTCAGTGCAGACACCCGTGATGACAGCAGCGTCATGGATTTCATATATCGACTCACACGCTCACCCCGTGCCTTCAACCTCCCTGGCGGCGGTGGCAAGGAGCGGGGGCGGATCGTTGCGATCCGCCCCTCATCACCCGAACTTGAATCAGTAAACGTCCTTGACCGTGTTGTACACGTTGAACTTGCCCGTCGGCGTAATCAATCCGGGCGCTTTGATGACCTGCTTCAATTTGAGCGTCTTGTCATCGACGATCACGATCGCGGAAACCTCTTCCTTGCCGTT
This window contains:
- a CDS encoding TonB-dependent hemoglobin/transferrin/lactoferrin family receptor, with translation MTLLSSRVSALTASVAAAAFWLLCCAGAGAAEAGSSAEAGRAVLEEVMVVSRHYTPLQHAAATVTIIDRNEIERVLTTNIRDLVRYEPGITVRNDPVRFGIDSFAIRGIGGDRIVAHVDGVPVSQSFSIGALADSGRIYTDTDFIRRVEILRGPASALYGSDAIGGVVQMQTIDPRDLLSASETMGAQLRAGYRSETEGWSATALNAWRHGSAEMLLGYVHRDNHEADIAGGLKPNPRRSRMDQVLAKLVLPGFGTGGAGNTIEVTLETGRTRDKTVVNALLGTPPRFVNTTAMTGDDRAEHLRFAVEQSLAPAAAWADDLTWRLHVMRTLTEQLTDETRRPAAPRASTELHRSFTFRDEAWGASVIATKAVNAGSWLHQLVYGIDFEMGQATEKRDGWERNLDTGLVSNVILGEVLPLRDFPITRRVEAGIYIQDELRLADSRWRFTPGLRMDLYRLRPREDAMYREDNPSARPVKLDDQSLAPKLAVSYELTPRTSAFAQYARGFRAPPLEEVNIGLEIALFNYRAVPNPDLKAETSDGYEIGLRTRGDAWRATLSGHYTRFEDFIESRMNIGLDPATGMTLFQSRNLARARIYGIDLAARLDLAALDRFAEPSGASPLQGWSLNLNAAWARGDDLTANQPLNSVDPMQVNLIVNYDAPSGWGARLAATAVAAKNRVTQIDVPLYRTDDYMTLDAFAYVEIGARGRLNLALTNLTDERYITWIDVRNRAADDPLVPYAVHPGRSLSVNLSWAFGR